A genomic segment from Amycolatopsis camponoti encodes:
- a CDS encoding class I SAM-dependent methyltransferase, producing MTDAWKWDPSLYSGSAGYYARGRAAYPLELATAFAAELAPDGSGRLLDVGCGPGSLTLLLAGSFEEAVGLDADADMLGEAARLAALAGIGNCRWVHRRAEELPAGLGRFRLVTFAQSFHWLDRARVATAVRGMLEPGGVCAHVHATTHEGTEGSVPRAEITELVQAFLGPVRRAGQGSLPGGTAAGEPEIYRAAGFRGPRRFEVPGRVVTRTADDVVASVFSLSSAAPHLFGDRRAEFETELRAVLHRANPAGTFTERLREIAVDLWH from the coding sequence GTGACCGACGCGTGGAAGTGGGATCCGTCCCTTTATTCGGGCAGTGCCGGGTACTACGCGCGGGGCCGCGCCGCCTATCCCCTGGAGCTCGCCACGGCCTTCGCCGCCGAGCTGGCGCCGGACGGGTCGGGGCGCCTGCTCGACGTCGGCTGCGGCCCCGGCTCGCTGACGCTGCTGCTGGCCGGCTCGTTCGAGGAGGCGGTCGGGCTGGACGCCGACGCGGACATGCTCGGCGAAGCGGCCCGGCTCGCCGCCCTCGCCGGGATCGGGAACTGCCGCTGGGTGCACCGGCGCGCGGAAGAACTGCCCGCCGGGCTCGGCCGGTTCCGGCTGGTCACGTTCGCGCAGTCGTTCCACTGGCTCGACCGGGCACGGGTCGCCACCGCGGTGCGCGGAATGCTCGAGCCCGGCGGCGTCTGCGCCCACGTGCACGCGACGACGCACGAAGGCACCGAAGGGTCCGTGCCGCGTGCGGAAATCACCGAGCTGGTCCAGGCGTTCCTCGGGCCGGTGCGGCGCGCCGGCCAGGGTTCCCTGCCCGGGGGCACGGCCGCCGGCGAGCCGGAGATCTACCGCGCCGCCGGGTTCCGCGGGCCGCGGCGGTTCGAAGTCCCGGGCCGGGTCGTCACGCGCACGGCCGACGACGTCGTCGCGAGTGTCTTCTCGCTGTCCAGCGCGGCTCCGCACCTGTTCGGCGACCGCCGCGCGGAGTTCGAGACCGAGCTCCGCGCGGTGCTGCACCGGGCGAACCCGGCCGGGACGTTCACCGAGCGGCTGCGCGAGATCGCCGTCGACCTCTGGCACTGA
- a CDS encoding sigma-70 family RNA polymerase sigma factor, producing MQDFADRTEPHRRELLVHCYRMLGSVHEAEDLVQDTLVRAWKAWDGYDPARASVRTWLYRIATNACLTALEGRARRPLPSGLGRPSEDADAPLTPSFEIPWLQPFPDARLDDPGLRLARRGTLRLALLAAMQTLPPKQRAVLILRDVLEFSAAEVAGFLETTPAAVNSALQRARAGLGDVSADAVPEPDDSAVEAVLDRYVRAFESADVAGLVGLLTDDVVMEMPPVPLWFRGRDGYGRFLERLFAMRGPDWRMTRTTANGQPALVAYCRDDAGVYRLHTLQVFTVDRGRVAHNVVFADPSVLALFDLPAAQPAARASDGRP from the coding sequence ATGCAGGACTTCGCGGACCGCACCGAGCCGCACCGGCGGGAGCTGCTGGTGCACTGCTACCGCATGCTCGGCTCGGTGCACGAGGCCGAGGACCTGGTGCAGGACACGCTCGTCCGCGCCTGGAAGGCGTGGGACGGCTACGACCCGGCCCGCGCGTCGGTGCGCACCTGGCTCTACCGGATCGCGACGAACGCCTGCCTCACGGCGCTGGAAGGCCGCGCGCGGCGGCCGCTGCCCTCGGGCCTCGGCCGCCCGAGCGAAGACGCGGACGCGCCGCTGACGCCGTCGTTCGAGATCCCGTGGCTGCAGCCGTTCCCGGACGCCCGCCTGGACGACCCCGGCCTGCGCCTGGCGCGCCGGGGCACGCTCCGGCTGGCGCTGCTCGCGGCGATGCAGACGCTGCCGCCCAAGCAGCGCGCGGTGCTGATCCTGCGGGACGTCCTGGAGTTCAGTGCCGCCGAGGTGGCCGGCTTCCTGGAAACGACGCCCGCCGCGGTCAACAGCGCGCTCCAGCGCGCCCGCGCGGGTCTCGGCGACGTCTCGGCGGACGCGGTCCCGGAGCCGGACGACTCGGCGGTCGAGGCGGTCCTCGACCGCTACGTCCGGGCGTTCGAATCCGCCGACGTCGCGGGCCTGGTCGGGCTGCTGACCGACGACGTCGTGATGGAGATGCCGCCGGTGCCGCTGTGGTTCCGCGGCCGCGACGGCTACGGCCGGTTCCTCGAGCGGCTGTTCGCGATGCGCGGCCCGGACTGGCGGATGACGCGCACCACCGCCAACGGCCAGCCCGCGCTGGTCGCCTACTGCCGCGACGACGCCGGGGTGTACCGGCTGCACACCCTGCAGGTGTTCACCGTCGACCGGGGGCGCGTCGCGCACAACGTCGTGTTCGCCGATCCCTCCGTGCTGGCCCTGTTCGACCTCCCCGCGGCTCAGCCGGCGGCGCGGGCCTCCGACGGACGGCCGTAG
- a CDS encoding DUF2087 domain-containing protein, producing MASPEALVSALADPARLQLFARICAGLPADGAKLVKRLVDAGLVTVEGDTYRAVPEVFREALAKAPADPLDGLFRRGRLITIPHSGKRRQLLLAHLAERFEPGRLYTEQDVREKLTMVHDDHATLRRYLIDEGLLQRSSDGGAYGRPSEARAAG from the coding sequence ATGGCCTCACCGGAAGCGCTGGTCTCCGCCCTCGCCGACCCCGCCCGTCTCCAGCTGTTCGCCCGGATCTGCGCGGGGCTCCCGGCCGACGGCGCCAAACTCGTGAAGCGGCTGGTCGACGCGGGGCTGGTCACGGTGGAGGGAGACACCTACCGGGCCGTGCCCGAGGTGTTCCGCGAGGCGCTCGCCAAGGCCCCGGCCGACCCGCTCGACGGGCTGTTCCGTCGCGGCAGGCTCATCACCATCCCGCACTCCGGCAAGCGGCGGCAGCTGCTGCTCGCCCACCTCGCCGAGCGCTTCGAGCCGGGCCGGCTCTACACCGAGCAGGACGTCCGCGAGAAGCTGACGATGGTCCACGACGACCACGCGACGCTGCGCCGGTACCTGATCGACGAAGGCCTGCTGCAGCGCAGCAGCGACGGCGGCGCCTACGGCCGTCCGTCGGAGGCCCGCGCCGCCGGCTGA
- a CDS encoding MFS transporter, whose protein sequence is MTTRERMRDGFDRKLLAPLISGAVLNPVNSTIIAVALVPIGVAFGQPASATAWLISALYLATAVGQPVAGRLIDRYGPRRVFLPSTALVGLAGVIGTLAPNLAVLIVARVVLGFGTCAGYPAAMRLTRDESDRTGRDSPASVLTVLAISTQTISVVGPALGGLLIGVGGWRATFALNIPIALAAFVLGARRFPKTARPAPTGSFDLDFPGMALFAGTLVSLLLFLMHPGAGDWYLLAIAVAGAAGFAGRELTHAHPFIDLRLLGRNGPLLRTYGRALLAYVIAYSFLYGYTQWLEHGRGLSATEAGLATLPLFATGILVSLLTGRREAVRGKLAVAALGQLAGCALLLTLDSSAAVWLLVVVALVAGVPQGLNSLALQNSVYRQANPDDIGASAGLLRTFGYLGAIVSSALQGALFGTAADTGGLHDLALLLLGIGVVFLAVTVFDRSLSRSTTTRPEKAENDA, encoded by the coding sequence ATGACGACCCGGGAGCGGATGCGCGACGGCTTCGACCGGAAGCTGCTCGCCCCGCTGATCTCCGGTGCGGTGCTCAACCCGGTCAACTCGACGATCATCGCGGTCGCGCTGGTGCCCATCGGCGTCGCGTTCGGGCAGCCGGCGTCGGCGACCGCGTGGCTGATCTCCGCGCTCTACCTGGCCACCGCGGTCGGGCAACCGGTGGCCGGACGCCTGATCGACCGCTACGGCCCGCGGCGCGTGTTCCTCCCGTCGACGGCGCTCGTCGGGCTGGCGGGGGTGATCGGCACGCTCGCGCCGAACCTCGCGGTGCTGATCGTCGCGCGGGTCGTCCTCGGCTTCGGCACGTGCGCCGGCTACCCGGCGGCGATGCGGCTGACCCGCGACGAGAGCGACCGCACCGGTCGCGACAGTCCCGCGTCCGTGCTCACGGTGCTGGCGATCTCCACCCAGACGATCTCCGTGGTCGGCCCGGCGCTGGGCGGCCTGCTCATCGGCGTCGGCGGCTGGCGCGCGACCTTCGCCCTCAACATCCCGATCGCCCTGGCCGCCTTCGTCCTCGGCGCCCGCCGGTTCCCCAAGACGGCGAGGCCCGCGCCGACGGGCTCGTTCGACCTCGACTTCCCCGGCATGGCGCTGTTCGCCGGCACGCTCGTCTCGCTGCTGCTGTTCCTGATGCACCCGGGCGCGGGGGACTGGTACCTGCTCGCGATCGCCGTCGCGGGGGCCGCCGGTTTCGCCGGGCGCGAGCTGACCCACGCCCACCCGTTCATCGACCTGCGGCTGCTCGGCCGCAACGGCCCGCTGCTGCGCACCTACGGCCGCGCGCTGCTGGCCTACGTCATCGCGTACAGCTTCCTCTACGGCTACACGCAATGGCTCGAGCACGGCCGCGGGCTGTCGGCGACCGAAGCCGGCCTCGCCACCCTGCCGCTGTTCGCGACCGGGATCCTCGTGTCGCTGCTCACCGGGCGGCGCGAAGCGGTCCGCGGCAAGCTGGCCGTCGCCGCGCTCGGGCAGCTCGCCGGGTGCGCGCTGCTGCTGACGCTCGACTCCTCCGCCGCGGTCTGGCTGCTCGTCGTCGTCGCGCTCGTGGCCGGGGTGCCGCAGGGGCTGAACAGCCTCGCGCTGCAGAACTCCGTGTACCGCCAGGCGAATCCCGACGACATCGGCGCGTCGGCCGGGCTGCTGCGCACCTTCGGCTACCTCGGCGCGATCGTCTCTTCCGCGCTGCAGGGCGCCCTCTTCGGAACCGCCGCCGACACCGGCGGGCTGCACGACCTCGCGCTGCTGCTCCTCGGCATCGGCGTGGTCTTCCTGGCCGTCACCGTGTTCGACCGTTCCCTGTCCCGAAGCACCACCACCCGACCCGAGAAAGCCGAGAACGATGCCTGA
- a CDS encoding fatty acyl-AMP ligase produces MPRPPETVPGEVLRASIVDRLFARADDVRPLFTHQDHTHDAEHTLTWAEFAARVRVVAGGLRQVAEPGERVAVLAGQELAYPLAFFGALAAGMIAVPLMPPGNRAQAERLGGVLADSGARVWLTSSAAAARVREFGAPGDLLVADELTGPGADPVPVEPESPAYLQYTSGSTREPAGAVIPHRAIVAACWQGSRAYAVDEGTTCAGWIPFFHDMGLIQLLCLPVFAGGRAVFMAPAEFVHRPRRWLRQMADYPAVFTAAPNFAYDLAADAGPGDDDLDLSDVRVALNGAEPVRPRTVERFLEVFGPHGFRRGAYRPSYGLAEATVYVASAGEEGPRGARFDREALAQGRVVEIVDGQELLSVGRPVGQQVRIVHEGHEQPEGSVGEIWIHGANVATGYWGRGDAAAFDATLDGVGGWLRTGDLGVVHRGDLYVTGRLKDLIVVDGRNFHPQDIEAAAGEAHPAVRRDRVAAFGVADEDGEGAVVVAEWARDADADLKEVTRAVLRAVSREHDLTLRAVHLVPSGGLPRTSSGKVARSAAKARYGDVRG; encoded by the coding sequence GTGCCCCGTCCGCCCGAGACCGTGCCCGGCGAGGTGCTGCGCGCCTCGATCGTGGACCGGCTGTTCGCCCGCGCGGACGATGTTCGGCCGCTGTTCACCCACCAGGACCACACCCACGACGCCGAGCACACGCTGACGTGGGCGGAGTTCGCCGCCCGCGTCCGCGTGGTCGCGGGCGGGCTGCGCCAGGTCGCGGAGCCGGGGGAGCGGGTCGCCGTCCTCGCCGGGCAGGAGCTCGCCTACCCGCTCGCGTTCTTCGGTGCGCTGGCGGCGGGCATGATCGCCGTTCCGCTGATGCCGCCGGGGAACCGAGCGCAGGCCGAGCGGCTCGGCGGAGTCCTGGCTGACTCCGGCGCACGCGTGTGGCTGACGTCGTCGGCCGCGGCGGCGCGGGTCCGCGAGTTCGGGGCACCCGGCGACCTGCTGGTGGCCGACGAGCTGACCGGGCCGGGCGCCGACCCGGTGCCGGTCGAGCCGGAAAGCCCGGCGTACCTGCAGTACACGTCGGGCTCGACGCGGGAGCCGGCCGGCGCGGTGATCCCGCACCGGGCCATCGTCGCCGCGTGCTGGCAGGGCAGCCGGGCCTACGCCGTCGACGAGGGCACGACCTGCGCGGGCTGGATCCCGTTCTTCCACGACATGGGCCTGATCCAGCTGCTGTGCCTGCCGGTCTTCGCCGGCGGGCGGGCGGTGTTCATGGCCCCGGCCGAGTTCGTGCACCGGCCCCGGCGGTGGCTGCGGCAGATGGCCGACTACCCCGCGGTGTTCACCGCCGCGCCGAACTTCGCCTACGACCTCGCGGCCGACGCCGGCCCCGGTGACGACGACCTGGACCTCTCGGACGTCCGGGTCGCGCTCAACGGTGCCGAGCCCGTCCGCCCGCGCACGGTGGAGCGCTTTCTCGAGGTCTTCGGCCCGCACGGCTTCCGGCGCGGGGCGTACCGGCCGTCCTACGGGCTCGCCGAAGCCACCGTCTACGTCGCGAGCGCGGGCGAAGAAGGTCCGCGCGGCGCGAGGTTCGACCGGGAAGCCCTTGCTCAGGGCCGAGTGGTCGAAATCGTCGACGGACAGGAGCTCCTGTCGGTCGGCCGTCCGGTCGGGCAGCAGGTGCGGATCGTCCACGAGGGACACGAGCAGCCCGAAGGTTCGGTCGGCGAGATCTGGATCCACGGCGCGAACGTCGCGACCGGCTACTGGGGCCGGGGCGACGCGGCCGCGTTCGACGCCACGCTCGACGGCGTCGGCGGCTGGCTGCGCACCGGCGACCTCGGCGTGGTGCACCGCGGCGACCTCTACGTCACCGGCCGGCTCAAGGACCTCATCGTCGTCGACGGCCGCAACTTCCACCCGCAGGACATCGAGGCGGCGGCGGGCGAGGCCCACCCGGCGGTCCGCCGCGACCGCGTCGCCGCGTTCGGCGTCGCCGACGAGGACGGTGAGGGCGCGGTGGTGGTGGCGGAATGGGCGCGCGACGCTGACGCGGACCTCAAAGAGGTGACCCGCGCGGTGCTGCGCGCGGTGTCCCGCGAGCACGATCTCACGCTCCGTGCGGTACATCTGGTCCCTTCCGGCGGACTTCCGCGCACATCGAGTGGCAAGGTCGCCCGGTCGGCGGCCAAGGCACGTTATGGTGACGTCCGTGGGTGA
- a CDS encoding cysteine hydrolase family protein: MPEQNPALDPNRTALLVMDYQEGIVAQLPDAGALLDRVTAVVDDVRGRGAHVGWVRVGFDDAEFDAIPETSMFAPYAAAPEHRAVMRADGPATRIHAAFAPRPEDVRVRKIRVGAFSTTDLEQQLEKRGITTLVLAGISTSGVVLSTVREAMDRDYRIAVLRDGCADRERETHDFLTGTLFPRTATVVDVAELGGLWDVQ, translated from the coding sequence ATGCCTGAGCAGAACCCCGCGCTCGACCCGAACCGCACCGCGCTGCTGGTGATGGACTACCAGGAGGGGATCGTCGCCCAGCTGCCCGACGCCGGCGCGCTGCTCGACCGCGTGACCGCCGTCGTCGACGACGTCCGCGGGCGCGGCGCCCACGTCGGCTGGGTGCGCGTCGGCTTCGACGACGCCGAGTTCGACGCGATCCCCGAGACCAGCATGTTCGCCCCGTACGCGGCCGCCCCCGAACACCGGGCGGTGATGCGCGCCGACGGGCCCGCGACGCGGATCCACGCCGCGTTCGCGCCGCGGCCCGAGGACGTCCGGGTGCGCAAGATCCGCGTCGGCGCCTTCTCCACCACGGACCTCGAACAGCAGCTGGAAAAGCGCGGGATCACCACCCTGGTCCTCGCCGGCATCAGCACCAGCGGCGTCGTGCTGAGCACCGTCCGCGAGGCGATGGACCGCGACTACCGGATAGCCGTCCTGCGCGACGGCTGTGCCGACCGCGAGCGGGAGACGCACGACTTCCTGACCGGCACGCTGTTCCCCCGCACCGCCACCGTCGTGGACGTGGCCGAGCTGGGCGGCCTCTGGGACGTCCAGTAG
- a CDS encoding acyl carrier protein — MGDHRAEVTKVVSDTFRLDPARVEPDAPLEELGIDSKGRIKLLAALEVYYGVTIDLDELERFTDVGSVAEVLAEALGTAGSEERR; from the coding sequence GTGGGTGATCACCGCGCCGAGGTCACGAAGGTCGTCTCCGACACCTTCCGGCTCGACCCGGCCCGCGTCGAGCCCGACGCTCCGCTGGAGGAGCTCGGCATCGACTCGAAGGGCCGGATCAAGCTCCTGGCGGCGCTGGAGGTCTATTACGGGGTGACGATCGACCTGGACGAGCTCGAGCGCTTCACCGACGTGGGCTCGGTGGCCGAGGTGCTCGCGGAAGCTCTGGGAACTGCAGGATCTGAGGAGAGGCGCTGA
- a CDS encoding WXG100 family type VII secretion target, protein MAEKKKWSDVKAILDDPSVPAGQKSALISSWLRENPPPPPFLADQEPDDIKQKRQEAEKYAGAYNANPLFAGQSVDEAYDKAKSSGDQNSYNEDQEKKAVDDGKTKLNDTKPPAAGENGGESTGTKTSDEIFDAAAPALKLFETFGSLLAKIPDDCRGNTRALDLDKDIRAPFDEQRGISFKNFVDDAAHFKTGSETVDRTLEDTGSQLGSLYKTWSGAGADAASDTYNDKIQPKAAKLSQTLGDCGEATLTTATTVFQLCKGKADAVIGMYTDLVGKADYTMAQKVIAVASGEHGNEQDLAQIAGWMDLNFGTNLVKTLNDQGCCDGDEIKKHGQDLAKQWIQNQFNPDMWDRLYKGFEKTCKDTKDLVDQAYDALDKVMGKVKNEFEGVSMPGGSGSGAPGGGATGGAGGGPGGSGNGSGSGSGSGGSGSGSGGSGSGGSGAGGGGGQVPPIPEGSSGSGGSGLGGGSGAGGSGTDLPSGAGGGSGSGSGSGAGGGGSVPPIPDVSGGGSGSGSGSGSGAGSGAGGGGSVPPIPDLDTSSGGGGSGLGSGGGSGSGSGSGSGSGSDDTAPSSAQSQADAAKEQAAAAAEAAKQKAADALKEFSGEGIKTDSGEGAGGLGGSGSGSGEGLGGEGLGSGSGTGGGSGSGSGSGGGSGSGSGGSGADDGKAAAEQAAEEAKQKAADALKEFSGEGIKTDSGEGAGLGDLPGADKDGDGKPDSPLGVDKDGDGKPDNPLGVDKDGDGKPDNPLGVDKDGDGKPDGLLGDDKDGDGKPDKDGDDTPDTLKVKQGDKTFEMTEPDHDGKMDIKVGEGSDAAKDFKLDWSKDADGPQGTGDDTYCPGPDGKIHIEDGDLKITAERPDGPDGPTVVTVDDGSGTPTTYTLGEDDKASGALGDTPEKKLDDLPTHRGTLEDLPAHDSGSGGGDGHGGGGHGGGAPAGIGGGSHGGAGLSAAGLGSVGEGATGGLGDTPTSGGVHSGVGATQSQPAAAFAPAGAPTGPGGQSGMSGMGGMGAMGGAHGGGGGGDTERRSSAYRIDGAVFDNLGEPGRRIIGSLNDDEDPPSARTW, encoded by the coding sequence ATGGCCGAAAAGAAGAAGTGGTCCGACGTCAAGGCGATCCTCGACGACCCGAGCGTCCCCGCCGGGCAGAAGAGCGCGCTGATCAGCAGCTGGCTGCGGGAGAACCCGCCACCGCCGCCGTTCCTGGCCGACCAGGAACCGGACGACATCAAGCAGAAGCGGCAGGAAGCCGAGAAGTACGCCGGCGCCTACAACGCCAACCCGCTCTTCGCCGGGCAGTCGGTGGACGAGGCCTACGACAAGGCCAAGTCGAGCGGTGACCAGAACTCGTACAACGAGGATCAGGAAAAGAAGGCCGTCGACGACGGCAAGACGAAGCTCAACGACACGAAGCCGCCCGCCGCCGGCGAGAACGGCGGCGAATCCACCGGCACGAAGACGTCGGACGAAATCTTCGACGCCGCCGCGCCCGCGCTGAAGCTGTTCGAGACCTTCGGGTCGCTGCTGGCGAAGATCCCCGACGACTGCCGCGGCAACACCCGCGCGCTCGACCTCGACAAGGACATCCGCGCGCCGTTCGACGAGCAGCGCGGGATCAGCTTCAAGAACTTCGTCGACGACGCCGCGCACTTCAAGACCGGCTCCGAGACGGTCGACCGGACGCTGGAGGACACCGGGTCCCAGCTCGGCAGCCTGTACAAGACGTGGAGCGGCGCCGGTGCCGACGCGGCGTCCGACACCTACAACGACAAGATCCAGCCGAAAGCGGCGAAGCTGTCCCAGACGCTCGGCGACTGCGGCGAAGCGACGCTGACCACCGCGACCACGGTGTTCCAGCTGTGCAAGGGCAAGGCCGACGCCGTCATCGGCATGTACACCGACCTGGTCGGCAAGGCCGACTACACGATGGCGCAGAAGGTCATCGCGGTCGCCAGCGGCGAGCACGGCAACGAGCAGGACCTGGCCCAGATCGCGGGCTGGATGGACCTCAACTTCGGCACCAACCTGGTCAAGACGCTCAACGACCAGGGCTGCTGCGACGGCGACGAGATCAAGAAGCACGGCCAGGACCTGGCCAAGCAGTGGATCCAGAACCAGTTCAACCCCGACATGTGGGATCGGCTCTACAAGGGCTTCGAGAAGACCTGCAAGGACACCAAGGACCTCGTCGACCAGGCGTACGACGCGCTCGACAAGGTCATGGGCAAGGTCAAGAACGAGTTCGAGGGCGTGTCCATGCCGGGCGGGTCCGGCTCGGGTGCTCCCGGCGGCGGTGCCACTGGTGGCGCGGGCGGCGGTCCGGGTGGCTCGGGCAACGGCTCGGGTTCCGGGTCCGGCTCGGGTGGTTCGGGTTCCGGTTCGGGCGGTTCGGGTTCGGGCGGCTCGGGGGCCGGTGGAGGCGGCGGCCAGGTGCCGCCGATTCCCGAAGGCAGCTCCGGCTCCGGTGGCAGCGGCCTCGGCGGCGGTTCGGGTGCCGGGGGCTCGGGTACCGACCTGCCCAGCGGCGCGGGCGGCGGCAGTGGTTCGGGCAGCGGTTCCGGGGCCGGCGGCGGCGGTTCGGTGCCGCCGATCCCCGACGTCTCCGGCGGCGGGTCCGGCTCGGGGAGCGGTTCGGGTTCCGGCGCCGGCTCGGGTGCCGGGGGTGGGGGCTCGGTGCCGCCGATCCCGGATCTGGACACGTCCTCCGGCGGCGGAGGTTCCGGCCTCGGCTCGGGCGGTGGCTCGGGTTCCGGCTCGGGTTCCGGTTCCGGTTCCGGTTCCGACGACACAGCGCCGTCGTCGGCGCAGTCGCAGGCCGACGCCGCCAAGGAGCAGGCGGCCGCGGCCGCCGAAGCGGCCAAGCAGAAGGCCGCGGACGCGCTGAAGGAGTTCAGCGGCGAAGGCATCAAGACCGACTCCGGCGAAGGCGCCGGCGGTCTCGGAGGCAGCGGTTCCGGCAGTGGCGAAGGCCTCGGCGGTGAAGGTCTCGGCAGCGGGTCCGGCACGGGCGGCGGTTCGGGGTCGGGCTCCGGTTCGGGTGGCGGGTCCGGCTCGGGTTCGGGTGGTTCCGGCGCCGACGACGGCAAGGCCGCGGCCGAGCAGGCCGCCGAAGAGGCGAAGCAGAAGGCGGCCGACGCGCTGAAGGAGTTCAGCGGCGAAGGGATCAAGACGGATTCCGGCGAGGGGGCCGGACTCGGCGACCTGCCGGGCGCCGACAAGGACGGCGACGGCAAGCCGGACAGCCCGCTGGGTGTCGACAAGGACGGGGACGGCAAGCCGGACAACCCGCTGGGCGTCGACAAGGACGGTGACGGCAAGCCGGACAACCCGCTGGGCGTCGACAAGGACGGCGACGGGAAGCCCGACGGCCTGCTCGGCGACGACAAGGACGGCGACGGGAAGCCCGACAAGGACGGCGACGACACCCCCGACACCCTGAAGGTCAAGCAGGGCGACAAGACCTTCGAGATGACCGAACCCGACCACGACGGGAAGATGGACATCAAGGTCGGCGAAGGGTCCGACGCCGCCAAGGACTTCAAGCTCGACTGGTCCAAGGACGCCGACGGTCCACAAGGGACCGGCGACGACACGTACTGCCCCGGCCCCGACGGCAAGATCCACATCGAGGACGGCGACCTCAAGATCACCGCCGAGCGGCCCGACGGCCCGGACGGCCCGACCGTCGTCACCGTCGACGACGGCAGCGGCACCCCGACCACCTACACCCTCGGCGAGGACGACAAGGCCTCCGGCGCCCTCGGCGACACCCCGGAAAAGAAGCTCGACGACCTGCCCACCCACCGCGGCACCCTCGAGGACCTGCCGGCGCACGACAGCGGCAGCGGCGGCGGGGACGGCCACGGAGGCGGCGGCCACGGCGGCGGTGCGCCGGCCGGCATCGGCGGCGGCTCCCACGGGGGCGCCGGCCTTTCGGCGGCCGGCCTCGGCTCGGTCGGCGAGGGAGCAACCGGCGGGCTCGGCGACACGCCGACGTCCGGCGGCGTCCACAGCGGCGTCGGCGCCACCCAGTCCCAGCCCGCGGCCGCGTTCGCCCCGGCCGGCGCGCCGACCGGGCCCGGCGGCCAGTCGGGGATGTCCGGGATGGGCGGCATGGGCGCGATGGGTGGTGCCCACGGCGGCGGCGGGGGAGGGGACACCGAGCGCCGGTCGTCCGCCTACCGGATCGACGGCGCGGTCTTCGACAACCTCGGTGAGCCCGGGCGCCGGATCATCGGCTCCCTCAACGACGACGAAGACCCGCCGTCCGCCCGGACCTGGTAG
- a CDS encoding MarR family winged helix-turn-helix transcriptional regulator, whose product MGSKTVPAPAVAAAQTLRVLVGRLRRKMMDATAVGDLTSAQASALARLVLNEPATASVLAGAEKVRPQSMAATVAALEKLGLVRREDDPDDGRRQLLFLTTEGRAYAQGARASRHEWLARTLAEGLTEDELAVVNEALALLGRVVEA is encoded by the coding sequence ATGGGCTCGAAGACGGTTCCCGCTCCGGCGGTCGCGGCCGCGCAGACGTTGCGCGTGCTCGTCGGCCGGCTGCGGCGGAAGATGATGGACGCGACGGCGGTCGGTGACCTGACGTCCGCGCAGGCCTCGGCGCTCGCCCGGCTCGTGCTCAACGAGCCGGCGACGGCGAGCGTGCTGGCCGGCGCGGAGAAGGTGCGCCCGCAGTCGATGGCGGCGACCGTGGCCGCGCTGGAGAAGCTCGGCTTGGTCCGCCGTGAGGACGACCCGGACGACGGCCGCCGTCAGCTGCTCTTCCTCACGACCGAAGGGCGCGCGTACGCGCAGGGTGCCCGGGCCTCCCGGCACGAATGGCTGGCCCGGACCCTCGCCGAGGGGCTCACCGAGGACGAGCTGGCCGTGGTCAACGAGGCACTGGCCCTGCTCGGCCGCGTCGTCGAGGCATGA